In the Desulfobotulus mexicanus genome, CTGCGCGCCCTTGATTGGAACTTTCTGTATTCAGTTCTGTTTAATAAAAACCAGTGACAGACCTTTTATTGGCTGTGGTTGCCAAAAGGAAAAAATCACTGTCCGCCACGCACAAGGCGCACCTGGCCATTGTAGTGCTTGGAGTTGCTGCCGACACCACCACTGCCGAAATGGAGGCCCCACGCACTGCTGCTGTAGTTGGCATTGGGCGAGGAAGACCAGAACCAGCTTTCTGGGGTATTGGGAAAGGTCACAAGATTGATGGTTGGTTTCTGAAAGTTGTCTTCGCATTTTCCTCCCTGGCTACCAGGCTTCCAGTCTGCTCTTTTACCGGAACTACAATAAACAAGGGTATTCAGCTCTTCTATGGTGGGCAAACGCCAGTCCCTGTGTCCACAATAACCACCTTCTTTATTGAGTTTTTCTGCGGCTGCCATGGCATTCTCCCAGGTATATGCCTTAGCTTCCCCAACACAGGTGCTGCCGTCCCAGGTCTGGCCCAGAGAGCAGCGCATCCATTCAAGGCCTGTTTTTTCATCCATAACTGTGGCTCTTTGCATATTTATGCTGGGTTTAAGAGAAGGTAAGTTTTGCTCAATATCCTGTATAGTCAGTATAACATTGTCTTTCAGCAGCAATGGGTGCCAGTGACAATAAAAATCCGTTTTCCATGAAAAAGGAATAAAGCTTTTTTTATTTATACCCAATACATGGCAGGACAGCCCCACCAAAGCTTTTAAATCTTCTTCCCCCAAACCCATCAGCTCCGTCAGATGCCCCAGCACTTCTGCTGTTTCCGGGTTCAAAGGGCCATCCAGCCTGCAAAGAATCAGGGCATCGAGGATAAAGCTTTTGGCAATGTCTGCCTCTTTGATGGCCCTGAAAAAATCCTTCAGGCCTCCTTCATCAAGATTTCCTGCCTGTTCATAAAGGGCAGAGTTTCTTACTTCCAGCCCCATGGATGCCCGAAGCAGGGAAATGAGGCGGGATTCAGCCTCCGTAATGGCCTTATCCGCCATGGCAAGGGAGGCCAGAAGGGTGAGGTAGCGTTCTTTGGTGTGGGTGTCGCAATCTTTGGCAGCGTGCTCCGGCAGGGGCAGAAATTCTGTTTTCAGGTTGTGAATCTGCTGCAGAAGGGTGGAAAGTTGGGGATTTGCCGATGTAGTCATTATTTTTCTCCTTTTGGCTCCCTCTCCCTTTGGGTGAGGTTTTGGTTTTTTAAATTTAATGAAACCCGGAAATCCTTTGTTTTTCTATGCACAGGCTTTCAGGAGAAGGTCTTTGAGTTTTTCGCCTTCCTGCCTTGTGATAATGGTGTAGTTGTGGCAGATGGCATCCGCTGGCATGGTATCCATAAGAATTTCATTTAGACGATTACCTTCCTGTCTTATAATGATGTCATAATTCCTGCAATCTGCTGCTTGCATCAAGGGCAAGAGGTGTTTTTCCAGACCCTTTGATCTGATTTTTTTCTTTTCCATATAAGAGCGCAGCAGCTCAAGAATGTTCGCTCCGTCCGGTGCCAGAAGGTCCATCTCAGAAGGCTCAGGCATTTCTATGCCAACCTCATCCCCCACCTTTTTCAGCTCCCGGAAAAAGGTGTTGGAAAGCCCCATGAGTATCTCCCTTTCCCCGTCCAGTTGATCGATCTCCAGCTTGGTTTTTTGCTGAAGCTCCTCAATGTCCTGCCGGATATCCTCATCATCGGCAAGGCCCAGCACCCGGTTCAGGCGGTTGAGGCTTCTTTCCGCACTCAGCTTTTTTTCATCCAGATAACGGATAAAGTGGATGAAAAGCACCTTGAAGTTTCTCGCAAAAAGAACTTCCCTTGGTTTTGTGTTCCACTGATCCAGAACGGCGGTAATGGCTTCTGCGGGGTAAAGCTTTTTTTTCCTTGCGGAAAAGGGCAGCACATCAATGAAGCCGATCCCCCGTTTTTCAAGGGTGTTGCGGATAAGGGCCATGATATCCCGTATGTCCTGCTCGTCCCGCTTATCGGCCTGGGAGAGAATAAACAGTTTGGGAATTTCAGGGCGCAGGCTGGCAAGGAATTTCAGAT is a window encoding:
- a CDS encoding DUF1566 domain-containing protein → MTTSANPQLSTLLQQIHNLKTEFLPLPEHAAKDCDTHTKERYLTLLASLAMADKAITEAESRLISLLRASMGLEVRNSALYEQAGNLDEGGLKDFFRAIKEADIAKSFILDALILCRLDGPLNPETAEVLGHLTELMGLGEEDLKALVGLSCHVLGINKKSFIPFSWKTDFYCHWHPLLLKDNVILTIQDIEQNLPSLKPSINMQRATVMDEKTGLEWMRCSLGQTWDGSTCVGEAKAYTWENAMAAAEKLNKEGGYCGHRDWRLPTIEELNTLVYCSSGKRADWKPGSQGGKCEDNFQKPTINLVTFPNTPESWFWSSSPNANYSSSAWGLHFGSGGVGSNSKHYNGQVRLVRGGQ
- a CDS encoding dynamin family protein; its protein translation is MNTLTPEQSHSLICRAVSQKGEESPMAATLSKMEKTINEEMHKVSRYHSPPDLVHYFFEFKKEFERFREFSEFPELARKVIVGFGGAFSAGKSSLLNAILGRKILPAEVDPTTTVPAFIIKGSEEAISAFNLFGRKISLSAHEFVALTHDYEKEYGTPMGHILKSAHLALPEFSWENLALLDTPGYSNADDESDTESADARTARTQLNTAQFIVWVIRAEAGTIPEKDLKFLASLRPEIPKLFILSQADKRDEQDIRDIMALIRNTLEKRGIGFIDVLPFSARKKKLYPAEAITAVLDQWNTKPREVLFARNFKVLFIHFIRYLDEKKLSAERSLNRLNRVLGLADDEDIRQDIEELQQKTKLEIDQLDGEREILMGLSNTFFRELKKVGDEVGIEMPEPSEMDLLAPDGANILELLRSYMEKKKIRSKGLEKHLLPLMQAADCRNYDIIIRQEGNRLNEILMDTMPADAICHNYTIITRQEGEKLKDLLLKACA